Proteins encoded in a region of the Hypanus sabinus isolate sHypSab1 chromosome 12, sHypSab1.hap1, whole genome shotgun sequence genome:
- the pomca gene encoding proopiomelanocortin a: MWPSLWRCLLPVLLSLWPVTGQLLDCQEHSKCLEMSSVPQLKECTDGCKVDENMESPIYPGNSQLQPIEENIRNYVMGHFRWNKFGKKRDNSTELSVSKQKGEGVRGMLVQFPYLDTQAPKRGSEDMGTQFSKQNDKRSYSMEHFRWGKPKGRKRRPIKVSPRILENEPQENVGPEFKRQESVDFDYPAETLEVRDLDLHGGTKKDEKNYKMTHFRWGRGPKDHMYFTNQEDMLQESLESGLPEEDVKKDAKYKFGHFRWSSPLKDKRYGGFMKSSDERGQKPLLTLFRNVIIKDGQEAKAFHQ; the protein is encoded by the exons ATGTGGCCGTCACTGTGGAGATGCCTCCTGCCTGTTCTGCTTTCACTGTGGCCTGTGACTGGCCAGCTACTGGATTGCCAGGAACACAGCAAATGCCTGGAAATGTCCTCTGTGCCGCAGCTGAAG GAATGTACTGATGGCTGCAAAGTGGACGAGAACATGGAATCCCCAATCTACCCTGGCAACAGCCAGCTTCAGCCCATCGAAGAGAACATCCGGAATTACGTCATGGGTCACTTCCGCTGGAACAAGTTTGGAAAGAAGCGAGACAACAGCACAGAGTTATCCGTCAGCAAGCAAAAAGGTGAAGGGGTCAGAGGTATGCTTGTCCAGTTCCCGTACCTAGACACACAAGCTCCCAAGAGGGGAAGTGAAGACATGGGCACCCAGTTTTCCAAGCAGAATGATAAAAGGTCCTACTCGATGGAACATTTCCGTTGGGGAAAACCAAAGGGCAGGAAGAGGAGGCCCATCAAAGTTTCCCcaagaatccttgaaaatgaacCACAGGAGAATGTGGGGCCAGAATTCAAGCGCCAAGAGTCTGTCGACTTTGACTACCCAGCAGAGACTTTAGAAGTGCGTGACTTGGATCTCCATGGAGGCACCAAGAAGGATGAGAAGAATTACAAAATGACCCATTTCCGATGGGGCAGGGGTCCGAAGGATCACATGTATTTCACCAACCAAGAAGACATGCTCCAGGAAAGCCTGGAGAGTGGCCTGCCTGAGGAAGATGTGAAGAAAGATGCGAAGTACAAATTCGGTCACTTTCGGTGGAGTTCCCCACTCAAAGACAAGCGCTATGGAGGCTTCATGAAATCCTCAGATGAAAGGGGCCAGAAACCTCTATTGACCCTTTTTCGGAATGTCATCATCAAGGATGGCCAGGAAGCCAAGGCTTTCCACCAATAG